The proteins below come from a single uncultured Carboxylicivirga sp. genomic window:
- a CDS encoding 1-acyl-sn-glycerol-3-phosphate acyltransferase — protein sequence MSENTQPAKLIDIDKVFEDKNPGLKKYIPKFLINYLKRITHQEQINEFISNHSHIYGIEYAEAIVKNFGTKYIIKGEENLPKEGRFVFASNHPLGGMDGMIFVAAVGKFYKQLKFPVNDILMNIKNLHSIFLPINKHGGHPKEAARMIEEAYASNNQILMFPAGLVSRRKNGVIKDLEWKKTFITKAQKHNRTIIPVHISGENTNFFYNLSNWRKRLGIKANIEMLYLVDELYQQYNKVITITFGKPISPEELDKTKTANEWAQKIRDEVYALKK from the coding sequence ATGAGCGAAAATACGCAGCCGGCAAAATTGATTGATATCGACAAAGTATTTGAAGATAAAAACCCAGGTTTAAAAAAGTACATTCCAAAGTTTCTTATTAATTACTTAAAAAGAATAACTCACCAAGAGCAAATAAATGAGTTTATTTCAAACCATTCGCATATATATGGAATAGAATATGCAGAAGCCATTGTTAAAAACTTTGGAACTAAATACATCATTAAAGGCGAAGAAAACCTGCCTAAGGAAGGACGTTTTGTTTTTGCTTCGAATCATCCACTGGGAGGAATGGATGGTATGATATTCGTAGCAGCTGTTGGTAAGTTTTATAAACAGCTTAAGTTTCCAGTAAACGATATTTTAATGAATATCAAAAATTTACACTCTATTTTCTTACCGATTAATAAACATGGAGGACATCCCAAAGAAGCTGCCCGAATGATTGAAGAAGCGTATGCCAGCAATAATCAAATTTTGATGTTTCCGGCAGGCCTTGTTTCAAGAAGAAAAAATGGTGTAATTAAAGATCTGGAATGGAAAAAAACCTTCATTACCAAAGCTCAAAAACATAACCGAACTATTATACCTGTGCATATCTCGGGCGAAAACACAAATTTCTTTTACAATCTCTCGAATTGGAGAAAAAGATTGGGAATTAAAGCTAACATTGAAATGTTATATCTGGTAGACGAACTGTATCAACAATATAACAAAGTTATCACCATCACTTTTGGCAAACCCATCTCGCCTGAAGAACTTGATAAAACAAAAACAGCTAATGAATGGGCTCAAAAAATCAGAGATGAAGTTTATGCCTTGAAAAAATAA
- a CDS encoding NAD(P)/FAD-dependent oxidoreductase — protein sequence MNNQFDLIVIGSGPAGFSAAMRALDYGLHVCIIEGKHIGGTGIMNGVLTSKTMYELSMDYAVAARTDRGFRSGSLSVDFDEVKKTVIRAAKEKQYQMLSQIETFSSEKCAKGSLSIEYGWARFKTINSVEVINDGSTKELFGQNFVIATGSRPREYDELQIDGERIITSDGILNLKKFPERMLIIGSGVIGCEFATIFSNFKQTEVHLLDRANRVLPYEDDDVSSFVSKNLEDNGVQIHHTATLRHIKKHSKYLEVVLDYQDGHSKVIEVDVALVAIGRVPNTENLGLEKLNIEINTNGTIPIQDDCVLHDSKGHCHVYAAGDVTGHTQLYSVAEFQGRLAAEKIGDIPQYPLDYSHMSTLMFFKPEVAAVGANEKMLQQKKIPYKAAFYSNKLVTRAIAMRNTNGFVKILVSNDSDQRILGMRAAGPQASAFIVSVAHLINQGNSIQEVLKIFYPHPSIPEGIQECLRTINNKSIYKQEAFPDLIQIREWTPD from the coding sequence ATGAATAACCAATTTGATTTAATAGTAATAGGAAGCGGACCTGCCGGATTTTCAGCAGCTATGCGGGCATTAGATTACGGATTACATGTTTGCATTATCGAAGGCAAACACATCGGTGGTACCGGAATTATGAACGGTGTTTTAACCTCTAAAACCATGTACGAACTTTCGATGGATTATGCTGTAGCAGCTCGCACTGATAGAGGATTCAGATCTGGTTCTTTAAGTGTTGATTTTGATGAAGTAAAAAAAACAGTTATTAGAGCTGCAAAAGAGAAGCAATATCAGATGCTTAGTCAGATAGAAACATTCTCATCTGAAAAATGCGCTAAAGGTTCTTTATCCATCGAATATGGTTGGGCACGGTTTAAAACCATCAACTCAGTAGAAGTAATAAATGATGGCTCAACCAAAGAGTTATTTGGTCAAAACTTTGTAATTGCAACAGGTTCGCGCCCCAGAGAATATGATGAACTTCAAATTGATGGTGAGAGAATCATAACATCAGATGGAATTTTAAATTTGAAGAAATTCCCGGAACGTATGTTAATTATTGGATCCGGTGTAATAGGCTGTGAATTTGCTACAATCTTTTCCAACTTTAAGCAAACCGAAGTTCATTTACTCGATAGAGCCAACCGAGTATTACCATACGAAGATGACGATGTTAGTTCATTTGTGTCGAAAAATTTGGAAGACAATGGTGTTCAAATCCATCATACGGCCACTTTACGTCATATTAAAAAGCACTCGAAATACCTCGAAGTTGTTCTGGATTATCAGGATGGACATAGCAAAGTAATAGAAGTAGATGTTGCATTGGTTGCTATTGGACGTGTACCAAATACCGAAAATCTGGGATTAGAAAAACTAAATATCGAAATAAACACAAACGGTACAATCCCGATACAAGATGATTGTGTTCTACACGACAGCAAAGGGCATTGTCATGTGTATGCGGCAGGTGATGTTACTGGTCATACGCAATTATACAGCGTGGCAGAGTTTCAGGGAAGATTAGCTGCTGAAAAAATAGGCGATATTCCACAATATCCGCTCGATTATTCGCACATGTCAACACTTATGTTTTTCAAACCCGAAGTAGCGGCTGTTGGAGCAAATGAAAAAATGCTACAACAAAAGAAAATTCCTTATAAAGCAGCTTTTTACTCTAATAAATTAGTGACTCGTGCCATTGCAATGCGCAACACCAATGGCTTTGTAAAAATATTAGTAAGTAATGATAGCGATCAACGCATACTTGGAATGAGGGCAGCAGGCCCACAAGCTTCAGCTTTTATCGTCTCTGTAGCACATTTAATCAACCAGGGAAATAGTATACAGGAAGTTTTAAAAATATTTTATCCTCACCCAAGTATTCCGGAAGGAATTCAAGAATGTTTGCGAACCATAAATAACAAATCGATATACAAACAAGAGGCATTTCCTGATTTAATCCAAATCAGAGAGTGGACTCCCGACTAA
- a CDS encoding amidohydrolase has translation MKSRIAILVLICLITISCQTDKKNTDQTIYFNGDIITMENDQPQYVESVVRQNQKIVFIGKKDEAIKKFNHATMVDLQGKTMLPAFLDGHGHFFNVGFTAMCANILPPPDGPGADVNTIVETVNSYKDSEDGKYMFGKLGWIIGNGYDDSQLAEKNHPKATDLDKISTDVPVLIIHQSGHLGVINSKGLELAGYTADTMDPKGGVIRKDENGNPNGVLEEAALYKILFPLLGKMDAELAVKAINKGQEEYAKNGYLTAQDGRTTIEQLAALRAAADSNLYYIDIVAYPDMTLGTDFITEGTYTPSHIYKNKFRVGGVKLTLDGSPQGKTAWLTKCYHVNPEGKSGCYEGYPIMSDDKASDYVKTAFKNKWQILAHTNGDAAIDQYISAVKEAEHEFGYDDHRTVMVHGQTLRHDQIPELVKLKILPSLFPMHTFYWGDWHRESVLGEGRADYISPCRDVIDAGLTITSHHDAPVTFPNSMRVLDATVNRVTRSGKILGPEQRITVYEGLKTLTDWAAFQYFEEESKGTIAVGKLADFVILNENPLKIDPLEIHDIHVLESIKEGKTVFHLN, from the coding sequence ATGAAAAGTAGAATTGCAATATTAGTACTCATTTGTTTGATTACAATATCCTGTCAAACAGACAAAAAAAACACAGATCAAACTATTTATTTCAATGGTGATATTATTACCATGGAAAATGATCAGCCTCAATATGTAGAGTCAGTTGTAAGACAAAACCAAAAAATTGTTTTTATCGGCAAAAAAGACGAAGCCATCAAAAAGTTTAATCACGCAACAATGGTCGACCTTCAAGGTAAAACGATGCTTCCTGCATTTTTAGATGGACATGGACACTTTTTCAATGTTGGATTTACCGCCATGTGTGCAAATATTTTACCTCCTCCAGACGGACCTGGAGCAGATGTAAACACCATTGTTGAAACAGTTAATTCTTACAAAGATTCTGAAGACGGTAAATACATGTTTGGAAAATTGGGTTGGATTATAGGTAATGGATATGATGATTCTCAACTAGCCGAAAAAAATCACCCCAAAGCCACTGATTTAGATAAAATAAGTACCGATGTTCCTGTTCTAATCATTCATCAATCAGGTCATTTAGGAGTTATTAACAGTAAAGGACTTGAACTGGCTGGTTATACTGCAGATACAATGGATCCTAAAGGTGGTGTGATTCGAAAAGATGAAAATGGCAATCCTAACGGAGTCCTGGAGGAAGCCGCTCTATATAAAATACTTTTCCCTTTATTAGGTAAAATGGATGCAGAATTAGCAGTCAAAGCCATCAATAAAGGACAAGAAGAGTATGCAAAAAATGGATATTTAACAGCACAAGATGGAAGAACAACCATTGAACAACTTGCAGCCTTAAGAGCTGCTGCCGACTCAAATCTTTATTATATTGATATAGTAGCTTATCCCGACATGACTCTTGGTACCGATTTTATTACAGAAGGAACTTATACCCCATCACATATTTATAAAAATAAATTCAGAGTTGGCGGTGTAAAACTTACATTAGATGGTTCGCCACAAGGAAAAACAGCTTGGCTAACTAAATGTTACCATGTTAACCCCGAAGGTAAATCGGGTTGTTATGAAGGCTATCCAATCATGAGTGACGATAAAGCAAGCGATTACGTTAAAACAGCATTTAAGAATAAATGGCAGATTTTAGCTCATACTAACGGAGATGCCGCCATAGACCAATATATATCAGCTGTAAAAGAAGCAGAACATGAGTTTGGATATGATGACCATAGAACTGTTATGGTTCACGGACAGACTCTCCGTCATGATCAAATCCCCGAACTGGTTAAGTTAAAAATACTACCATCATTATTCCCAATGCACACCTTTTATTGGGGAGACTGGCATCGGGAATCCGTATTAGGTGAAGGAAGAGCTGATTACATTTCTCCCTGTCGCGATGTTATTGATGCTGGCCTTACAATTACTTCGCACCACGATGCTCCAGTTACTTTTCCTAATTCAATGCGGGTTTTAGATGCAACAGTAAACAGAGTTACCCGAAGTGGAAAAATATTAGGTCCCGAACAAAGAATAACGGTTTATGAAGGATTAAAAACCTTAACCGATTGGGCAGCATTTCAGTATTTCGAGGAAGAAAGTAAAGGTACTATTGCTGTTGGAAAGTTAGCTGACTTTGTTATTTTAAATGAAAATCCACTAAAAATTGATCCATTGGAAATTCACGATATCCATGTATTAGAATCAATTAAAGAAGGTAAAACGGTATTTCATCTAAATTAA
- a CDS encoding GNAT family N-acetyltransferase, with protein sequence MRSKEIIPPVPREELEAELTQETFVRNTNKGNNKIYDFTAHEAPALMKEVGRLREVSFRMAGGGTGKDADIDDYDIAEVPYRQLIVWDPEEREILGGYRYLLGKDIPVDENGNVTLATSRLFHFSEKFIKEYLPHMIELGRSFVQPIYQSSKAGAKSLFALDNLWDGLGSLIVSHPEMKYFFGKVTMYTHFNKNARDLILGFMSKHFRDDDKLIYPHKPVQIGLTPDDIKEIFPNDTFADDYKILTKKVREFGENIPPLINAYMNLSPSMKTFGTAINDRFGDVEETGIIITINELYKQKVGRHVTTFKPDEPHK encoded by the coding sequence ATGAGATCAAAAGAGATAATACCTCCTGTACCTCGCGAAGAGCTTGAGGCAGAATTAACTCAGGAAACTTTTGTTAGGAATACCAACAAGGGGAATAATAAAATTTACGATTTTACAGCTCATGAAGCACCTGCTTTAATGAAAGAAGTAGGGCGATTAAGAGAAGTGAGCTTTCGTATGGCAGGTGGAGGAACAGGTAAAGATGCTGACATAGATGACTATGATATTGCTGAAGTACCTTATCGACAACTGATAGTATGGGATCCGGAAGAAAGAGAAATTCTGGGTGGATATCGCTACCTGTTAGGTAAAGATATTCCGGTTGATGAAAATGGCAACGTTACGTTAGCTACTTCAAGACTATTCCATTTTTCAGAAAAGTTCATTAAAGAATATCTTCCTCATATGATTGAGTTGGGACGTTCATTCGTTCAACCCATTTATCAATCATCTAAAGCCGGAGCAAAAAGCCTTTTTGCTTTAGATAACCTGTGGGACGGTTTAGGTTCTTTAATTGTGAGCCATCCCGAAATGAAGTATTTCTTTGGTAAAGTTACCATGTATACTCATTTTAATAAAAATGCAAGAGATTTGATTCTTGGTTTTATGAGTAAACATTTCAGAGATGATGATAAGTTAATTTATCCTCACAAACCTGTTCAAATAGGCTTAACACCTGATGATATCAAAGAAATCTTCCCGAACGATACATTTGCAGATGATTATAAAATTCTGACAAAAAAAGTACGTGAATTTGGTGAAAACATTCCACCACTTATCAATGCTTACATGAATTTATCACCATCTATGAAAACATTCGGCACTGCCATTAACGATCGTTTTGGAGATGTGGAAGAAACAGGTATTATCATTACTATCAATGAGCTGTACAAGCAAAAAGTTGGGCGACATGTTACAACGTTTAAGCCTGACGAACCGCATAAATAA